A window of the Cicer arietinum cultivar CDC Frontier isolate Library 1 chromosome 6, Cicar.CDCFrontier_v2.0, whole genome shotgun sequence genome harbors these coding sequences:
- the LOC101506450 gene encoding probable beta-1,3-galactosyltransferase 8 isoform X2, protein MRGKPTSAKTILFLCIACFLAGTLFTGQMWTSPSSNHESAVLLARHDVNHKRVIEGESGDVMEEVTKAHQAIKSLDKAISTLGMELTASKTSQITGGQPLKQHAASNHSIQKAFVVIGINTAFSSKRRRDSIRETWLPKGNKLKELEKEKGIVVRFMIGHSTTKGSILDKSIDEEDAEHKDFLRLDHVEGYHELSSKTRLFFSTVTSLWDADFYVKVDDDIHVNLGMLASTLAKYRSRPRVYIGCMKSGPVLYQKGVKYHEAEYWKFGEEGNKYFRHATGQLYAISRDLADYISINWPILHRYANEDVSLGAWLLGLEVEHIDERSMCCGTPPGVLFFEADCEWKAKAGNVCVASYDWKCSGICKSVERMKDIHKACGEGDGAVWNVQI, encoded by the exons ATGAGAGGAAAGCCAACTTCAGCAAAGACCATTTTGTTCCTATGCATTGCATGCTTTCTTGCTGGAACACTCTTCACTGGCCAGATGTGGACAAGTCCCTCCTCCAACCATGAAAGTGCAGTCCTACTAGCCAGACATGATGTTAATCACAAACGA GTGATTGAAGGTGAATCGGGTGATGTAATGGAGGAAGTCACAAAGGCTCATCAAGCTATCAA gTCTTTGGATAAGGCAATTTCAACGTTGGGAATGGAATTGACGGCATCTAAGACAAGCCAAATTACTGGTGGGCAGCCCTTGAAACAACATGCTGCTTCAAATCATAGTATACAGAAAGCATTTGTGGTGATTGGTATTAACACAGCTTTTAGTAGTAAAAGACGAAGAGATTCCATACGTGAAACATGGTTGCCCAAAg GAAATAAGCTTAAGGAACTAGAGAAAGAAAAGGGAATAGTTGTACGGTTCATGATTGGACATAGCACGACAAAAGGAAGCATtcttgataaatcaattgatgaaGAAGATGCAGAACACAAGGACTTCCTAAGGTTAGATCATGTTGAGGGCTACCATGAGTTATCTTCCAAGACACGACTCTTTTTTTCTACTGTTACTTCCTTGTGGGATGCTGATTTCTATGTCAAAGTTGATGATGACATACATGTAAATCTTG GTATGCTTGCGAGTACACTTGCCAAGTACAGATCAAGGCCCAGGGTTTACATTGGTTGCATGAAGTCTGGCCCAGTTTTATATCAAAA agGGGTAAAGTATCATGAGGCTGAGTACTGGAAGTTTGGAGAAGAAGGGAACAAGTATTTCAGACATGCCACAGGACAACTATATGCTATCTCTAGGGATCTTGCAGACTATATATCTATCAATTg GCCCATATTACATAGATACGCAAATGAAGACGTATCACTTGGAGCATGGTTATTGGGCTTAGAAGTTGAACATATTGATGAACGCTCCATGTGTTGCGGTACACCTCCAG gtGTGTTGTTTTTTGAAGCAGATTGTGAGTGGAAGGCAAAGGCAGGAAATGTGTGTGTGGCTTCTTATGATTGGAAATGCAGTGGTATTTGCAAGTCTGTCGAGAGAATGAAAGATATTCACAAAGCTTGCGGGGAGGGAGATGGAGCTGTTTGGAACGTCCAAATCTAA
- the LOC101506450 gene encoding probable beta-1,3-galactosyltransferase 8 isoform X3 — translation MRGKPTSAKTILFLCIACFLAGTLFTGQMWTSPSSNHESAVLLARHDVNHKRKVIEGESGDVMEEVTKAHQAIKSLDKAISTLGMELTASKTSQITGGQPLKQHAASNHSIQKAFVVIGINTAFSSKRRRDSIRETWLPKGNKLKELEKEKGIVVRFMIGHSTTKGSILDKSIDEEDAEHKDFLRLDHVEGYHELSSKTRLFFSTVTSLWDADFYVKVDDDIHVNLGMLASTLAKYRSRPRVYIGCMKSGPVLYQKGVKYHEAEYWKFGEEGNKYFRHATGQLYAISRDLADYISINWPILHRYANEDVSLGAWLLGLEVEHIDERSMCCGTPPDCEWKAKAGNVCVASYDWKCSGICKSVERMKDIHKACGEGDGAVWNVQI, via the exons ATGAGAGGAAAGCCAACTTCAGCAAAGACCATTTTGTTCCTATGCATTGCATGCTTTCTTGCTGGAACACTCTTCACTGGCCAGATGTGGACAAGTCCCTCCTCCAACCATGAAAGTGCAGTCCTACTAGCCAGACATGATGTTAATCACAAACGA AAGGTGATTGAAGGTGAATCGGGTGATGTAATGGAGGAAGTCACAAAGGCTCATCAAGCTATCAA gTCTTTGGATAAGGCAATTTCAACGTTGGGAATGGAATTGACGGCATCTAAGACAAGCCAAATTACTGGTGGGCAGCCCTTGAAACAACATGCTGCTTCAAATCATAGTATACAGAAAGCATTTGTGGTGATTGGTATTAACACAGCTTTTAGTAGTAAAAGACGAAGAGATTCCATACGTGAAACATGGTTGCCCAAAg GAAATAAGCTTAAGGAACTAGAGAAAGAAAAGGGAATAGTTGTACGGTTCATGATTGGACATAGCACGACAAAAGGAAGCATtcttgataaatcaattgatgaaGAAGATGCAGAACACAAGGACTTCCTAAGGTTAGATCATGTTGAGGGCTACCATGAGTTATCTTCCAAGACACGACTCTTTTTTTCTACTGTTACTTCCTTGTGGGATGCTGATTTCTATGTCAAAGTTGATGATGACATACATGTAAATCTTG GTATGCTTGCGAGTACACTTGCCAAGTACAGATCAAGGCCCAGGGTTTACATTGGTTGCATGAAGTCTGGCCCAGTTTTATATCAAAA agGGGTAAAGTATCATGAGGCTGAGTACTGGAAGTTTGGAGAAGAAGGGAACAAGTATTTCAGACATGCCACAGGACAACTATATGCTATCTCTAGGGATCTTGCAGACTATATATCTATCAATTg GCCCATATTACATAGATACGCAAATGAAGACGTATCACTTGGAGCATGGTTATTGGGCTTAGAAGTTGAACATATTGATGAACGCTCCATGTGTTGCGGTACACCTCCAG ATTGTGAGTGGAAGGCAAAGGCAGGAAATGTGTGTGTGGCTTCTTATGATTGGAAATGCAGTGGTATTTGCAAGTCTGTCGAGAGAATGAAAGATATTCACAAAGCTTGCGGGGAGGGAGATGGAGCTGTTTGGAACGTCCAAATCTAA
- the LOC101506450 gene encoding probable beta-1,3-galactosyltransferase 8 isoform X1 encodes MRGKPTSAKTILFLCIACFLAGTLFTGQMWTSPSSNHESAVLLARHDVNHKRKVIEGESGDVMEEVTKAHQAIKSLDKAISTLGMELTASKTSQITGGQPLKQHAASNHSIQKAFVVIGINTAFSSKRRRDSIRETWLPKGNKLKELEKEKGIVVRFMIGHSTTKGSILDKSIDEEDAEHKDFLRLDHVEGYHELSSKTRLFFSTVTSLWDADFYVKVDDDIHVNLGMLASTLAKYRSRPRVYIGCMKSGPVLYQKGVKYHEAEYWKFGEEGNKYFRHATGQLYAISRDLADYISINWPILHRYANEDVSLGAWLLGLEVEHIDERSMCCGTPPGVLFFEADCEWKAKAGNVCVASYDWKCSGICKSVERMKDIHKACGEGDGAVWNVQI; translated from the exons ATGAGAGGAAAGCCAACTTCAGCAAAGACCATTTTGTTCCTATGCATTGCATGCTTTCTTGCTGGAACACTCTTCACTGGCCAGATGTGGACAAGTCCCTCCTCCAACCATGAAAGTGCAGTCCTACTAGCCAGACATGATGTTAATCACAAACGA AAGGTGATTGAAGGTGAATCGGGTGATGTAATGGAGGAAGTCACAAAGGCTCATCAAGCTATCAA gTCTTTGGATAAGGCAATTTCAACGTTGGGAATGGAATTGACGGCATCTAAGACAAGCCAAATTACTGGTGGGCAGCCCTTGAAACAACATGCTGCTTCAAATCATAGTATACAGAAAGCATTTGTGGTGATTGGTATTAACACAGCTTTTAGTAGTAAAAGACGAAGAGATTCCATACGTGAAACATGGTTGCCCAAAg GAAATAAGCTTAAGGAACTAGAGAAAGAAAAGGGAATAGTTGTACGGTTCATGATTGGACATAGCACGACAAAAGGAAGCATtcttgataaatcaattgatgaaGAAGATGCAGAACACAAGGACTTCCTAAGGTTAGATCATGTTGAGGGCTACCATGAGTTATCTTCCAAGACACGACTCTTTTTTTCTACTGTTACTTCCTTGTGGGATGCTGATTTCTATGTCAAAGTTGATGATGACATACATGTAAATCTTG GTATGCTTGCGAGTACACTTGCCAAGTACAGATCAAGGCCCAGGGTTTACATTGGTTGCATGAAGTCTGGCCCAGTTTTATATCAAAA agGGGTAAAGTATCATGAGGCTGAGTACTGGAAGTTTGGAGAAGAAGGGAACAAGTATTTCAGACATGCCACAGGACAACTATATGCTATCTCTAGGGATCTTGCAGACTATATATCTATCAATTg GCCCATATTACATAGATACGCAAATGAAGACGTATCACTTGGAGCATGGTTATTGGGCTTAGAAGTTGAACATATTGATGAACGCTCCATGTGTTGCGGTACACCTCCAG gtGTGTTGTTTTTTGAAGCAGATTGTGAGTGGAAGGCAAAGGCAGGAAATGTGTGTGTGGCTTCTTATGATTGGAAATGCAGTGGTATTTGCAAGTCTGTCGAGAGAATGAAAGATATTCACAAAGCTTGCGGGGAGGGAGATGGAGCTGTTTGGAACGTCCAAATCTAA